A window of Streptomyces sp. Je 1-332 genomic DNA:
CCGCCGAATCGTCCACCCCTTCGCTGGTCTTCGAGACCTCCGACATCCTCCTGGAAGCCCCCAACTGGAGCCCGGACGGCAACAGCCTCCTCCTCAACGGCGATGGCCGACTGTGGCGGCTGAACCTGGACCAGCGGACCGACCAGCTGGTGGAGATCGCCCTCGACGGCGTCCCGCCGATCAACAACGACCACGTCCTCTCCCCCGACGGCCACCACATGTACGTCTCCGGCATGGACGGTCACCTCTACCGGGCGCCTCTCACCGGTGGCACCGGGACCCGCCTGACGGACGACGACGGGACGCTGCACTTTCTGCACGGGGTGAGCCCGGACGGCCGCACCCTTGCCTACGTGCAGATCCCGTGCGGCGTGGAGGGCGCACCCGGCCGACTCGCTCTGATGCCCGCCGAGGGCGGACGCGGTTACGTCGTGGACACCGGCAAGGGCCACATCGACGGCCCGGAGTACTCCCCCGACGGCGTGTGGATCCTCCTGAACAGTGAGGCGTTCACGAGCGTGCCGGGCCACGCGCAGATCGCCCGCCTGCCGGCTGCGGGAGGCCCCCTCGATCGCTTGGTCAACTCCGAGACCGTGGACTGGTTTCCGCATGTCTCACCCGACGGCCGTCTCGCCACGTACGTGGTCTTCCCCGCCGGCACGCTCGGCCACCCGGAGAACCTCGACGTCGCCGTGAACCTGGTCGCGACGGACGACTGGCAAACGCCCCTTGCCACCTTTCCGCTCTTCGGCGGGCAAGGGACCCTCAACGTCAACAGCTGGGCACCCGACAGCCGCGCCTTCGCCTTTGTCTCCTATCCCATGGCGGACCGCTGACAGGCCTTTGGCCATGCGGCGGATCCCGCGGGCCCCCGCCTGACCACCGCGATCTCCTCCGCGTCCGGGATCGCGTCCGGACCCACCCCACGCGGCCCAGTCGTCCCGCCGCTCGACCTTCCTCGCCGAAAGGCGGTCCGTCATGACCGACAACAGCTTCCGCAGCCTCTTCGACGGAGAAACCCTCGACGGCTGGTACGCGGTGCCGCGCAGTTACGGCACACAGTGGCCTGGCGGCCCGCACGTTCTGGACGACGACAACTTCCCGCCCGACTACCAGGTGCACGCCGACGCCCACCCCGCCAAGTGGAGCGTCGAGAAAGGAGAGTTGGTGGGCAGGCAGGACCCGCCCGGCAGCGGTTACGGCGGTTACCTGGTCAGCGAGGAGTCCTTCGGCGACTTCGAGCTGGTCCTGGAGGCCAAGCCGGACTGGCCCGCCGACAGCGGCATCCTGATACGCCGCCGACCGCACTCCTGGGAGGGCCTGCAGGTCCTCCTCGACCACCGCGCGTCCGGCTCGATCGGCGGCTACTACGGCAACGGCATCGGCGCCTTCCACGCCGTCCCGTTCGCCCTGAACGCCCAACCCGGCCCGCAGTGCAACCCTGTGGGCCTGCGCGAGGACGACCCTGCCACCAGTCTCGAGCCGTTCACGCCGGACAAGCGCGCCATGCTGACCCGGGCCTGTGATGTCGGTGATTTCCTCGCCGCCTGGCGCTGGAACGACTGGAACGAGTTCCGTATCCGTTGTGTCGGCGGCATGCCGCTCGTCACCACCTGGATCAACGGACTCCTGGTCGCCGAGATCGATCTCGAAACCCTTGAGGCTCCGCACTACGACGCCGAGACCGTGCGGGCGCTCCTCGGCTCACGGGGACACATCGCGCTCGAGGTACACGACACCGACAAGCGGATGGGCCCGGCCCGGTGGGGCGCCGACTCCGCCTGCCGCTGGCGAAATCTACGTATCAAGCAGCTGTGAGAGGGCCATCGATGAACAACTCCACTGGTCTGTACGCCCGGCTCGGCTCGATGATGGTCCTCGAGTTCCTGGTGTTCGGTTCCTGGTTCCCGACGATCGGCCTCGTGCTCAGCAAGAACGGCCTTGGCAACCTCATCGGCCTCGTCTTCGTCTGCTCCTCCGTCGCCGCCGTCATCTCCCCGATGTTCGTCGGCGCGCTGGCAGATCGCTTCTTCGAGGCTCAGAAGGTGTTCGGTGTCCTGCACCTGGCGGGCGCCGCCGTCCTGCTCTTCATCCCCAGCGCGGTGAAGTCGGGGAACGACACTCTCTTCCTCGTTCTCATCTTCGTCTTCACCGTCTTCTTCCAGCCGACCCAGGCCATGCCGAACAACATCGCGTTCGTGCACCTGAAGGACCGGCATGACATTTTTCCCTACATCCGCTCGCTGGGTACCGCCTCGTGGATCGTCGCGGGCCTGATCGTCGGTCAGGCCGGTCTGTCGGCGAGCTCCGTCATCTTCTATCTCACCGCGGGCTGGGCCGTCGTGCTCGGCCTGTACTCCTTCACCCTGCCCTCCACCCCTCCGCAGCAACGGGACGTGCGCTTCCGGCTCGGAGATGTCATCGGCAGTGGCGCGTTCGTACTGTTCCGTCAGCGCAGGTTCGTGGCGCTGATGGCGTGCATGCTGTTGATCTCCGTCCCGATCTCGATCTACAACGCCTACGGTTCCACCCATCTGTCCGCGGCGGGCATCACGGATGTCGCTTCCGTCATGTCCATCGGCCAGGCCTGTGAGCTGGCATTCATCCTGCTGCTGCCGGCCCTGCTGCGCACCGTCGGCTATCGGGGCGTGCTGACGATCGGCTTGATCTGCTGGGTCGTCCGCTGCGTCCTCTTCCTGGTCATGAACAACGGACAGGTCTGGCTGGCCTACGTGGTCGTCGGCATGCACGGCGCGTGCAACGACTTCTTCATGATCACGGCATGTATCTACGTGGACCGGATGGTGGCACCGGCGTTGAAGGCGCAGGCGCAGGCCCTGGTCTTCTTCGTGAGCATCGGTGTCGGGCAGGGCCTGGGCGCGCTGATCGCCGGATTCATCTACAGCGGCACGGTCGGCCATCACCCCACCTCCGAGCTCAGTCACTGGAACGGGCTGTGGGGCATCGCGACAGCCGTAGCGGTCCTGACGTTCCTGGTCTTCGCGTGCCTTTTCCGCAAGCAGCAAAACGGGGTCGAGTCACCGGTCGAACCAGCCCCACAGCCCCCGCGGCCGACGGAGCATCCTCCCGCCGGACAACCCGACCCCGTACGTCAGACCGTCAAGGAGACATCACCATGAAGAGTCCTCTGCCGCTCGCCGGTTTCATCCAGATCGCTCTGGTCGTCGATGACATGGACCGCGCCCTCGATGCGTGGTGCGACCTGCTCGACATCGCGCGCCCCAGCATCCGCGTCACGGAGCCTGAGCCGAACCCCCACGAGACCTACCGCGGGCAAACGGCCTGCTACGGGCTGAAGTTCGCGGTGATCGAATGCAGGGACCGCGGTTTCGTCATCGAGCTGCACGAGCCGGACGAGAACCCCTCCACCTTCAGGGAATTCCTCGACACACACGGAAACGGCGTCCACCACATCGGTTTCCAGGTCGGTGAGGCACGTGACACGGTGGTCGGCGACCTTGAGCATCTCGGCTATGCGCTGCGCAACATGGGCACCTACCCCGGCGGTAGTTGGACCGTCCTGGACGGCGAGGCGACCCTCGGGGTGAATCTCAACATCAAGCCGTGCCCGTGAGCGTCCGTCCACATGACCGTCGTCCCCCACACATGCGCATGACTGCCATTCCCCTCCCGCATGAGCCCTGACGTCGGCCCTTCCCCTGTGTTGACTCGGGTCAACAGAACCGTGTTCACAGCGTAAGGGGCGTTTATGGACGAGCAGCAGGTGTCGGTGCGCGGCGGACAGACGGTGGTGGTGACGGGTGGAACCAGCGGGATCGGGGCGGCGATCGCCCGACGGTTCGCGGCCGAGGGGGCTCGCGTGATCGTCGCAGGTCTCGACGCGGACCAAGCGACGAGCCCGCTGCCCGAAGGCGTGCGCGCGGTGGAGCTCGATGTCACGCGGGTGGACGAAGTGCGGGATCTCTTCTCGGGTTTCGACGCCTTGGACGTTCTCGTCAACGCCGCGGGGGTGATCGCACGGGACCGCGAATTCGACCCTGAGGTCTTCGCGCACGTCGTCGGGGTGAACCTCACCGGCACCATGCAGTCCTGTGTGGCCGCGCGCAGGGCGCTGGTCCGATCACGCGGTTGCATCGTCAACATCACCTCGATGTTGAGCTTCTTCGGTGGCCCCAAAGTGCCGGCGTACAGCGCCAGCAAGGGAGGGGTAACGCAGCTCACCAAAGCTCTCGCGGTGGCCTGGGCCGACGATGGCGTACGGGTCAACGCCGTGGCGCCTGGCTGGATCCGTACCGGGCTGACCAGTGAACTGCAGGAGAGCTCCGACGCCAGTCGGCGCATCCTCTCGCGGACACCCCTGAAGCGCTGGGGCCGGCCCGACGACGTGGCAGGGGCGGTCTCCTTCCTCGCCGGGCCGGACGCCGGCTTCATCACCGGTGCGGTACTGGCGATAGACGGCGGCTATCTGGCCGCCTGACCCCACAGACCTCCTCGCTCCTACGCACGATGGAAAGGACCCGCTACTCATGCGCCCTGTTGAATCCTCCGCGCCCGTGGGGCCGGCCATTGCCCTCTCCTCGCTCGTCCCGCCGGAGATCGCGGTGGCGGCGGAGCCCGACGACGAGCGGGTCTGGGTCCCCCAGGCCCCCCATGTGTGGTTCCGGCCGCTGATGTTCAACACCGTGACCGGCCAGTGGTGCAACCTGCTGAAGGTGACCGCTTCGGGCGTCGTCTCCCGCCACCGTCACCCCGGCGTCGTCTTCGGCTACGTGATCAAGGGGACCTGGCACTACCACGAGCACGACTGGGTCGCCGAGGCCGGGCACTTCGTGTACGAGCCACCAGGTGAGATCCACACTCTTGCGGTTCCCGAGAACTGCACGGAGATGATCACCTTCTTCAACATCACGGGTGCCATGGCCTACGTCGACGACAACGGCGTACAGATCGGTTACGAAGACACCTTCACCAAGATCGACATGTGCCGGGCGCACTACGAGAAGGTCGGCCTGGGAGCCGACTACGTGAACCAGTTCGTGCGCTGAGCGACATATCCGCGGCGCCCCGCCCCCTGCTGCCTCGCAGCCTCGGGCGGGGCGCCACGCAGTCGGCTTCCCCCAAGGGCTCAGGTGATCGGAGAACGCCCATGGACCTCAGTGATGTCCACCAGTACCGCCTCGACTGGATCTCCAGCTTTGTCTCGGTGGCGCGCCACGGCGGTTTCTCCGCAGCCGCGAAGTCGCTCTACCGCTCCCAGCCTCGCGTCAGCAGCCATGTCGCCGCGCTGGAAAGGAGCGTGGGCCGGCGTCTGATCGACCGGTCGGTACAGCCGGCGGTCCTCACCCCCGAAGGCCGCGGGCTGCTGCCGCACGCCGAGGAGATCCTGCGACAGCTCGCGTTACTGGCCGAGACTGCTCAAGGCACCGTGCGCGGCACCGTACGCATCGGCTGCTATCCCAGCGTTGCCGCGTATCTGTATCCGCTCGCGGTAAGGGCACTGCGGGCGGCACACCCGGAGATTCGGCTGGTCCTGCACGAGGGCCCCAGCATGCAGCTCGGCTCACGACTCCTGGGCGGGGAGGTGGATGTGGCCATCCGCCCGCTCCATCCGCTCCTGGACTCCGACCGCGTGGCCGGTCAAGTCCTGTGGCGTGAACCGTTGGTGGCCGTCTTTCGCACCGATCACCCGCTTGCCGGGGCCTCCTGCGTACGGCTGGCACAGACGGCCGCGCTGCCGGTGATCAGCATGGGCGAGGCGGGCCAGGAGCACAGTCATCAGTACGACACCAACCTCGCGTTCGCCGCCTCCGGGCTACGGCCGGTGATCAGCGAGCGAACCAGTCAACCGCAGACACTCGTCTCGCTGGTCCGCCACGGCATGGGCGTCGGTGTGACCAACGCCCTCGCCATGACGACGGCCGACACGACGGGAGTGGCTCTGGTCCCCATCGCTGACTCCGGCTGCGAGCGCGTCGTTGCGGCGTGGTGGCGCCGCGGTGAGAGCGTCTCCCCCTCGGTCGAGACGGTACGGGACTACCTGAGCCGCCTCGCTCCACCGCGCTGGCCGTGGAGCGAGGCGCCCTACCGAGGCCAGGACCACCCCGCCACCTCCGCGTCCCTCCCTGGGGCCGGGGCCCATGAGCGGACGAGGGAAGGTGCGGCCCCGTCCGTAGAGCCGTTCACGACGCCCGGCTTCACACAGCCGTCGACCGTGCCTGCTCGACGGCCGACCTGAGCGGGATAGGGCCCACTGCACCGTGCCCGGTGGTGGTCAGGGCAGCGGCGACGACTGCGTACCGGGCGGCGTCCTGCACGCTGTCACCGGCCAGGAGCCGGGCGGCGAAGGCTCCGTCGAACGTGTCGCCGGCCCCCGTCGCGTCGAGCGCTCGCACCGGGTGGGCGGGAAGGTGGGTGAGACGACCGCCCTCCGAGAGCAGCACTCCGTCCTCCCCCATCTTCAACGCCACCACGGCGGGCCCGCGCCGGGCGAAGAAGTCCGCCACGGCCTCGGGCTGCTCCTCCCCCGAGATGAGCCGGCCCTCCCCCAGATTGGGCAGGAAGACATCGGACAGTTCGGCGCTGCGCAAGATCGTGGCACGAGCGCGTTCCAACGGCCACAGAGCGGGCCGGTAGTTGGGATCGAAGGACACGAGGGTGCCCGCCTCGCGGGCGATCCGCATCGCGTGGAAGGCCGTGTCACAGGCTGAGGAGGAGACGGCCTGGGTGATGCCGCTGACGTGCAGCAGCCGGGCGCGGGTGACGGAAGTCCGCGTCACGTCCCCGGGGGTCAGGCGACTGGCGGCCGAACGCGCTCGACGGTAGGTGAAGCGATGGCCTTCCTCGGCGTCACGGGTGATGAAGTAGAGCCCCGTCTCTCCACCCGGTTCACGGATCACCCCGGTGGTGTCGATGCCCTCGCGTTTCCACATGTCCATCAGCAGTGTGCCGAACGCGTCGTCCCCGACTCTCGTCAGGTACGCCGTCGAAGCTCCGGAACGGCTGGCCGCGACCGCCATGTTGGACGTGTCGCCGCCGTATCCGAGGGCGAAGCCGACGGCGCCCTCCAGAGCGCCGTCGGACTCCGCGCTGAGCTCGGCCAACGGCTCGCCGAGAGCCACGACGTCAAGGTCGGTCCCGCGTTCGGGAAAGGTGGGCAGGGCGGTGGTGGCAGCCATGTCT
This region includes:
- a CDS encoding sugar kinase is translated as MAATTALPTFPERGTDLDVVALGEPLAELSAESDGALEGAVGFALGYGGDTSNMAVAASRSGASTAYLTRVGDDAFGTLLMDMWKREGIDTTGVIREPGGETGLYFITRDAEEGHRFTYRRARSAASRLTPGDVTRTSVTRARLLHVSGITQAVSSSACDTAFHAMRIAREAGTLVSFDPNYRPALWPLERARATILRSAELSDVFLPNLGEGRLISGEEQPEAVADFFARRGPAVVALKMGEDGVLLSEGGRLTHLPAHPVRALDATGAGDTFDGAFAARLLAGDSVQDAARYAVVAAALTTTGHGAVGPIPLRSAVEQARSTAV
- a CDS encoding LysR family transcriptional regulator yields the protein MDLSDVHQYRLDWISSFVSVARHGGFSAAAKSLYRSQPRVSSHVAALERSVGRRLIDRSVQPAVLTPEGRGLLPHAEEILRQLALLAETAQGTVRGTVRIGCYPSVAAYLYPLAVRALRAAHPEIRLVLHEGPSMQLGSRLLGGEVDVAIRPLHPLLDSDRVAGQVLWREPLVAVFRTDHPLAGASCVRLAQTAALPVISMGEAGQEHSHQYDTNLAFAASGLRPVISERTSQPQTLVSLVRHGMGVGVTNALAMTTADTTGVALVPIADSGCERVVAAWWRRGESVSPSVETVRDYLSRLAPPRWPWSEAPYRGQDHPATSASLPGAGAHERTREGAAPSVEPFTTPGFTQPSTVPARRPT
- a CDS encoding 2,4'-dihydroxyacetophenone dioxygenase family protein, whose amino-acid sequence is MRPVESSAPVGPAIALSSLVPPEIAVAAEPDDERVWVPQAPHVWFRPLMFNTVTGQWCNLLKVTASGVVSRHRHPGVVFGYVIKGTWHYHEHDWVAEAGHFVYEPPGEIHTLAVPENCTEMITFFNITGAMAYVDDNGVQIGYEDTFTKIDMCRAHYEKVGLGADYVNQFVR
- a CDS encoding MFS transporter translates to MNNSTGLYARLGSMMVLEFLVFGSWFPTIGLVLSKNGLGNLIGLVFVCSSVAAVISPMFVGALADRFFEAQKVFGVLHLAGAAVLLFIPSAVKSGNDTLFLVLIFVFTVFFQPTQAMPNNIAFVHLKDRHDIFPYIRSLGTASWIVAGLIVGQAGLSASSVIFYLTAGWAVVLGLYSFTLPSTPPQQRDVRFRLGDVIGSGAFVLFRQRRFVALMACMLLISVPISIYNAYGSTHLSAAGITDVASVMSIGQACELAFILLLPALLRTVGYRGVLTIGLICWVVRCVLFLVMNNGQVWLAYVVVGMHGACNDFFMITACIYVDRMVAPALKAQAQALVFFVSIGVGQGLGALIAGFIYSGTVGHHPTSELSHWNGLWGIATAVAVLTFLVFACLFRKQQNGVESPVEPAPQPPRPTEHPPAGQPDPVRQTVKETSP
- a CDS encoding SDR family oxidoreductase encodes the protein MDEQQVSVRGGQTVVVTGGTSGIGAAIARRFAAEGARVIVAGLDADQATSPLPEGVRAVELDVTRVDEVRDLFSGFDALDVLVNAAGVIARDREFDPEVFAHVVGVNLTGTMQSCVAARRALVRSRGCIVNITSMLSFFGGPKVPAYSASKGGVTQLTKALAVAWADDGVRVNAVAPGWIRTGLTSELQESSDASRRILSRTPLKRWGRPDDVAGAVSFLAGPDAGFITGAVLAIDGGYLAA
- a CDS encoding VOC family protein, which gives rise to MKSPLPLAGFIQIALVVDDMDRALDAWCDLLDIARPSIRVTEPEPNPHETYRGQTACYGLKFAVIECRDRGFVIELHEPDENPSTFREFLDTHGNGVHHIGFQVGEARDTVVGDLEHLGYALRNMGTYPGGSWTVLDGEATLGVNLNIKPCP
- a CDS encoding DUF1080 domain-containing protein → MTDNSFRSLFDGETLDGWYAVPRSYGTQWPGGPHVLDDDNFPPDYQVHADAHPAKWSVEKGELVGRQDPPGSGYGGYLVSEESFGDFELVLEAKPDWPADSGILIRRRPHSWEGLQVLLDHRASGSIGGYYGNGIGAFHAVPFALNAQPGPQCNPVGLREDDPATSLEPFTPDKRAMLTRACDVGDFLAAWRWNDWNEFRIRCVGGMPLVTTWINGLLVAEIDLETLEAPHYDAETVRALLGSRGHIALEVHDTDKRMGPARWGADSACRWRNLRIKQL